One Paucidesulfovibrio longus DSM 6739 DNA segment encodes these proteins:
- a CDS encoding EAL domain-containing protein — protein MHRLLLRQIRKAFASPAEIPESVDPLLALVDRAYGQYDDDLEMLHRSLELSSEELVRRNAEMRAVFQAFPDTFLWVDAAGTVLDCRGGADDVVTLVPSLVRGCRIWELPITCGQEKCAEIFAQFRSDRNVRHVEYTVELDGRELHYEARLLHLVEDVTLVILRNITARKLAELRLEDSRQQLQDIIEFLPDATFAVDADGKVIAWNKAIEIMTGVCKADMIGKGDHEYALPFYGERRPGLIARVTRDFGGNEADYDTLEQQGETVVGETFVPKLHGGRGAYVRATASPLYDRQARRSGGIESIRDTTLRRRSERLTTALYRISSEASANSDLDSLFQTIHAVLREFINAPNFFIALVDREHDRLVFPFFSDERDTALSIEGISSPDMRSPTLSILRTGKPLHLTGDEIRNRLDSGEMRLFGSMPTDWLGVPLTIREESIGVMAVQRYDDLAPFSAEDELFMGMVADNVALAIQRKQAEEALVASEEKYRSIFENASEGIFQSSLDGRMLNANPSFARIFGYGSVEELLRDVNIRDLYALPENRDRLLQRLRGGETIVAHEGQAKRRDGSMIWVSLNIRLVRDEKGEPLYLEGTFEDITARKEYEEQLTHQALHDALTGLPNRTLFIERLDRAIKRCDRAGSAYSVLLVDLDRFKRVNDSLGHVAGDRLLIEVGRRLADCVRSMDTVARLGGDEFAIILEEFQASQEAIQITRRIQEELRKPFLVGGGEVVLSASIGLVLRTEGYEQPEDVLRDADISMYRAKDLGKNRYKIFDKTMHMRAVKAVQMENELRRAIPEREFFVMYQPIHDIQGGLYGFEALVRWNHPERGIIAPNDFIPVAEESGLIIELGIWVLETACEVLARWNRRKTDRRLSLSVNLSRRQLSQPKLVHNVAQILRDSMLDPQLLTLEVTETAIMDNPEQALQRLNMLKELGLRLSVDDFGTGYSSLAYLQRFPVDILKVDRAFVDRMAEDQESQEIVRAIIALGHSLRLSLVAEGVETVPQFELLKTMQCDFVQGYLFNKPLSCEDVEKLLGGD, from the coding sequence ATGCATCGACTGCTCCTGCGCCAGATCCGAAAGGCTTTCGCCAGCCCAGCCGAAATCCCCGAATCCGTTGATCCGCTGCTCGCCCTGGTGGACCGCGCCTACGGTCAATACGACGACGACCTCGAAATGCTGCACCGCTCCCTGGAACTCAGCTCCGAGGAACTGGTGCGGCGCAACGCGGAGATGCGCGCCGTCTTCCAAGCCTTTCCCGACACCTTTCTCTGGGTGGACGCGGCAGGAACCGTGCTGGACTGCCGGGGCGGCGCGGACGACGTGGTCACGCTCGTTCCCAGCCTGGTTCGGGGATGCAGGATATGGGAGCTGCCCATCACCTGCGGCCAGGAGAAGTGCGCGGAGATTTTCGCGCAGTTCCGCTCCGACCGCAACGTGCGCCACGTGGAATACACCGTCGAGCTCGACGGCCGGGAGCTGCACTACGAGGCCCGGCTGCTGCACCTCGTGGAAGACGTCACCCTCGTCATCCTGCGCAACATCACGGCGCGCAAGCTCGCGGAGCTGCGCCTGGAGGACTCCCGACAGCAGCTTCAGGACATCATCGAATTCCTGCCCGACGCGACCTTCGCCGTGGACGCCGACGGCAAGGTCATCGCCTGGAACAAGGCCATCGAGATCATGACCGGCGTGTGCAAGGCCGACATGATCGGCAAGGGCGACCACGAGTACGCCCTGCCCTTCTACGGGGAGCGCAGGCCGGGACTCATCGCGCGGGTCACCCGCGACTTCGGCGGAAACGAGGCGGACTACGACACCCTGGAACAGCAGGGAGAGACCGTCGTGGGCGAGACGTTCGTGCCGAAGCTCCACGGCGGCCGGGGCGCCTACGTGCGGGCCACGGCCTCGCCGCTCTACGACAGGCAGGCCCGACGCAGCGGAGGCATCGAAAGCATCCGGGACACGACGCTGCGCAGGCGCAGCGAGCGGCTCACCACCGCCCTCTACCGCATTTCCAGCGAGGCCAGCGCCAATTCCGACCTCGACAGCCTCTTCCAAACCATTCACGCGGTGCTCCGCGAATTCATCAACGCGCCCAACTTCTTCATCGCCCTGGTCGACCGCGAGCACGACAGGCTGGTCTTTCCCTTCTTCAGCGACGAGCGCGACACGGCGCTGAGCATCGAAGGCATCAGCTCCCCGGACATGCGCAGCCCCACCCTGTCGATCCTGCGCACGGGCAAGCCGCTGCACCTAACGGGCGACGAAATCAGAAACAGGCTCGACTCCGGCGAGATGCGCCTCTTCGGCAGCATGCCCACGGACTGGCTCGGCGTCCCCCTGACCATCCGCGAGGAGAGCATCGGGGTCATGGCCGTGCAGCGCTACGATGACCTCGCTCCGTTTTCCGCCGAGGACGAGCTGTTCATGGGCATGGTGGCGGACAACGTGGCCCTGGCCATCCAGCGCAAGCAGGCCGAAGAGGCGCTCGTGGCCAGCGAGGAGAAATATCGATCCATCTTCGAGAACGCGTCGGAAGGCATCTTCCAGAGCAGCCTGGACGGGCGAATGCTCAACGCCAACCCCAGCTTCGCCCGCATCTTCGGCTACGGCAGCGTGGAAGAGCTGCTCCGCGACGTGAACATCCGGGATCTCTACGCCCTGCCGGAAAACAGGGACCGACTGCTGCAACGGCTGCGCGGCGGCGAGACCATCGTGGCCCACGAGGGCCAGGCCAAGCGCCGCGACGGCAGCATGATCTGGGTTTCGCTGAACATCCGGCTCGTGCGCGACGAAAAGGGAGAGCCGCTGTACCTGGAAGGCACCTTCGAGGACATCACCGCGCGCAAGGAATACGAAGAGCAGCTCACGCATCAGGCCCTGCACGACGCGCTCACCGGGCTGCCCAACCGCACCCTGTTCATCGAGCGGCTGGACCGGGCCATCAAACGCTGCGACCGGGCAGGTTCGGCCTACTCCGTCCTGCTCGTGGACCTCGACCGCTTCAAGCGCGTCAACGACAGCCTGGGACACGTGGCCGGGGACCGCCTGCTCATCGAGGTCGGCAGAAGGCTGGCCGACTGCGTGCGGAGCATGGACACCGTGGCCCGGCTGGGCGGCGACGAATTCGCCATCATCCTGGAAGAGTTCCAGGCCTCCCAGGAGGCAATTCAGATCACCCGGCGCATCCAGGAGGAACTCCGCAAGCCCTTCCTGGTGGGCGGAGGGGAGGTCGTGCTCAGCGCGAGCATCGGCCTCGTGCTGCGGACCGAGGGCTACGAACAGCCCGAAGACGTGCTGCGCGATGCGGACATCAGCATGTACCGCGCCAAGGATCTCGGCAAGAACCGCTACAAGATCTTCGACAAGACCATGCACATGCGCGCGGTCAAGGCCGTGCAGATGGAAAACGAGCTGCGCCGTGCCATTCCGGAGCGGGAATTCTTCGTCATGTACCAGCCCATCCACGACATCCAGGGCGGCCTGTACGGATTCGAGGCCCTGGTGCGCTGGAACCATCCCGAACGCGGCATCATCGCCCCCAACGACTTCATCCCCGTGGCCGAGGAATCCGGCCTGATCATCGAGCTGGGCATCTGGGTGCTGGAAACGGCCTGCGAAGTCCTGGCGCGCTGGAACCGGCGCAAGACGGACCGCCGCCTATCCCTTTCCGTGAACCTCTCCCGGCGCCAGCTCTCCCAGCCCAAGCTGGTGCACAACGTGGCCCAGATCCTGCGCGACTCCATGCTCGATCCGCAGCTCCTGACCCTGGAGGTCACGGAAACCGCCATCATGGACAACCCGGAGCAGGCCCTGCAACGCCTGAACATGCTCAAGGAGCTGGGCCTGCGGCTCTCCGTGGACGACTTCGGCACCGGATATTCCTCCCTGGCCTACCTCCAGCGCTTTCCCGTGGACATCCTCAAGGTGGACCGCGCCTTTGTGGACCGCATGGCCGAGGACCAGGAAAGCCAGGAGATCGTGCGCGCGATCATCGCCCTGGGCCACAGCCTGCGGCTCAGCCTGGTGGCCGAGGGCGTGGAGACCGTCCCGCAGTTCGAGCTGCTCAAGACCATGCAGTGCGACTTCGTGCAGGGCTATCTCTTCAACAAGCCGCTCAGTTGCGAGGACGTGGAAAAGCTGCTGGGCGGGGATTGA
- a CDS encoding NADase-type glycan-binding domain-containing protein — protein MKRFATPVLIQALTLALLLLAAPAQAIEFTVSASSEFMPLFGSFGPENLLDGDPATAWAEGVEGPGEGEWVLFEFGRELLVERMGVRNGWQSEGSFETNNRPASVRLVFSDGTEQRVSLDESADWQMVEVDKRTASVRMVIDAVRKGTSELTYNRTCVSDVSFELALPPGAAGLAAGPAPEGDAPSPSGTAPAGEISPETSGTAEVPATPRKKVGLADLFAGEKMPVLPGVDVDAMGSASRPAAPAASARQESPASAAPKAETPTADAATAEAPTPGPEAKTGEATPEPKATKKHRFSIGDLFGSLDRPVLPPVDMRAMSGGDRAPSEAEPPAPAPSASPQQAADAAPTDAAAAEDEAHREALDELPRVDVEVMAGERKDKGGQVAGIKDQEALREAIRAYFTKLVTLDDGYTELYAEHVREEEAFMFEYFKELQRQRHVFHLFRNALVDTAGLRFGPALSERDRIKLEVDGSYTIYVGETYEDMSVHTIFTFVSEHGKWRILAAEDLEAPAGN, from the coding sequence ATGAAACGTTTCGCAACGCCCGTCCTGATCCAGGCCCTGACCCTGGCGCTGCTGCTTCTGGCGGCTCCTGCCCAGGCCATCGAATTCACCGTCTCCGCATCTTCGGAATTCATGCCCCTGTTCGGATCCTTCGGGCCGGAAAACCTGCTCGACGGCGACCCGGCCACGGCCTGGGCCGAGGGGGTGGAAGGTCCGGGCGAGGGCGAATGGGTGCTGTTCGAGTTCGGGCGCGAGCTGCTTGTCGAGCGCATGGGCGTGCGAAACGGCTGGCAGAGCGAGGGCTCCTTCGAGACCAACAACCGCCCCGCGTCCGTTCGGCTCGTCTTTTCGGACGGCACGGAGCAGCGCGTCTCCCTGGACGAGAGCGCGGACTGGCAGATGGTCGAGGTGGACAAGCGCACCGCCAGCGTGCGCATGGTCATCGACGCCGTGCGCAAGGGCACGAGCGAGCTGACCTACAACCGCACCTGCGTTTCGGATGTGTCCTTCGAGCTGGCGTTGCCGCCCGGAGCCGCCGGGCTCGCGGCAGGCCCCGCGCCCGAAGGGGACGCGCCTTCGCCGTCCGGGACCGCCCCTGCCGGAGAGATTTCTCCTGAAACGTCAGGGACGGCCGAAGTTCCGGCAACGCCCCGAAAGAAGGTCGGCCTGGCCGATTTGTTCGCGGGCGAGAAAATGCCCGTCCTGCCTGGCGTGGACGTGGATGCCATGGGTTCGGCTTCCCGGCCTGCGGCCCCGGCCGCATCGGCGCGGCAGGAATCCCCGGCTTCCGCGGCCCCGAAAGCCGAGACCCCGACAGCCGATGCTGCGACAGCCGAGGCACCGACGCCCGGCCCCGAGGCAAAGACCGGAGAAGCGACCCCCGAGCCCAAGGCCACGAAAAAGCATCGGTTCAGCATCGGCGATCTGTTCGGCTCCCTGGACCGTCCGGTCCTGCCGCCCGTGGACATGCGGGCCATGAGCGGGGGGGACCGCGCGCCGTCCGAGGCCGAGCCGCCCGCGCCTGCGCCGTCCGCTTCTCCGCAGCAGGCCGCGGACGCCGCGCCGACGGATGCCGCCGCTGCCGAGGACGAAGCGCACCGCGAGGCCCTGGACGAACTGCCCCGCGTGGACGTCGAGGTCATGGCGGGCGAGCGCAAGGACAAGGGCGGGCAGGTGGCCGGGATCAAGGACCAGGAGGCCCTGCGCGAAGCGATCCGGGCGTATTTCACCAAGCTGGTGACCCTGGACGACGGCTACACGGAGCTGTACGCCGAGCATGTGCGCGAGGAAGAGGCCTTCATGTTCGAATATTTCAAGGAACTCCAGCGCCAGCGCCATGTTTTCCACCTCTTCCGCAACGCTCTCGTGGACACGGCGGGACTGCGCTTCGGCCCGGCCCTGTCGGAGCGCGACCGCATCAAGCTGGAAGTGGACGGCAGCTACACGATCTACGTGGGCGAGACCTACGAGGACATGTCCGTGCACACGATCTTCACCTTTGTGAGCGAACACGGGAAATGGCGAATCCTGGCCGCCGAAGATCTCGAAGCGCCCGCCGGGAACTGA
- a CDS encoding tyrosine-type recombinase/integrase, with product MPYKEGKRWRGVVRFTPTHGPIIRRTKFFETKKQAGDWEGETVKALKVADQRNPAKADVIGRALTVTEWANRYLDHVEATMCRKTYNEKRLAFQRLGAFLRDDRSLVGRISLHVALEHLAMVSRTVTGNSANKDRKNLAAAWVWGIKYLNLDRDNPFQHVDRFPEDRHPRYVPPLGDFRKVVDLAGPRRRQLLLLAFHTAPRRSELWKLKWSEVDFGSGLVGYWTRKRRSGNAEFDELPMSAGLRAKLAEWKLVSGAEDLVFGNRFNGLLDPNNRWLKRLCAEAGVKPFGFHGIRHLAARVAIDNGATIMEVKHLLRHKSIATTQRYILRTKKTTGAVDALDAALADAVRGRVRKNDTCG from the coding sequence ATGCCTTACAAGGAAGGAAAAAGGTGGAGGGGCGTGGTGCGTTTCACCCCGACACATGGTCCGATCATCAGGCGCACGAAGTTCTTTGAAACCAAGAAACAGGCAGGGGATTGGGAAGGTGAAACCGTCAAGGCATTGAAGGTGGCCGATCAGAGAAACCCTGCCAAGGCCGATGTAATTGGCCGGGCTCTGACCGTGACGGAATGGGCGAATCGTTACCTCGATCACGTCGAGGCCACGATGTGCCGGAAGACCTACAACGAAAAACGGTTGGCTTTCCAACGGCTGGGGGCTTTCCTCAGGGACGACCGGTCGCTGGTCGGGCGAATCAGCCTTCACGTGGCTCTGGAGCACCTGGCCATGGTCTCCAGGACGGTAACCGGGAATTCGGCGAACAAGGATCGCAAGAATCTCGCCGCCGCCTGGGTGTGGGGAATCAAGTACCTCAATCTGGACAGGGACAATCCCTTCCAGCATGTGGACAGGTTCCCCGAGGATCGCCACCCGCGCTACGTCCCGCCGTTGGGCGACTTCCGCAAGGTGGTGGACCTGGCCGGACCTCGTCGTAGGCAACTGCTGTTGCTGGCCTTCCATACCGCGCCGCGCAGGAGCGAGCTCTGGAAGCTCAAGTGGAGCGAGGTGGACTTCGGTTCCGGGCTTGTCGGCTACTGGACACGGAAGCGTCGAAGCGGAAACGCGGAATTCGATGAGCTCCCCATGTCCGCAGGGCTTCGAGCCAAGCTGGCCGAATGGAAGCTGGTGTCCGGTGCCGAGGATCTGGTCTTCGGCAATCGGTTCAACGGTCTTCTGGACCCGAACAATCGGTGGCTGAAGCGGTTGTGCGCCGAAGCCGGGGTGAAGCCGTTCGGCTTTCATGGCATCCGTCACCTGGCGGCCCGAGTGGCTATCGACAACGGTGCGACCATCATGGAAGTGAAGCACCTGCTTCGGCACAAGTCCATCGCCACGACCCAGCGCTACATCCTCCGGACGAAGAAGACCACCGGTGCCGTGGATGCCCTGGATGCGGCCTTGGCCGATGCGGTCAGAGGCCGAGTCCGGAAAAATGACACTTGCGGGTGA
- a CDS encoding ArsR/SmtB family transcription factor: MELVRYCKALSDETRVRLVHLLVRHELNVGEIVRALDMGQSRVSRHLKILLDAGLLSVRRDGLWAFYRAVEDGPARAFLQGAEVLLEAEAELAADLERAEAILNERVASTREFFNTVAPEWERLSRDLLGDLRLYEKLAERVGRCSVAVDLGCGPGDLLQRLADHCRQVIGVDNSPRMLDVARKRFEGRDDVSLRIGELTHLPLRDWEAEAVAMSMVLHHLSDPAGAIAEAGRVLKMGGRLILAEFDRHEVEEMRESYGDLRLGIPREEMLGWLERARFDVVEVAEYEVNKGLAVLIYECVKK; the protein is encoded by the coding sequence GTGGAACTGGTCCGCTATTGCAAGGCCTTGTCCGATGAGACCCGCGTGCGGCTCGTGCATCTTCTGGTGCGGCACGAACTGAACGTGGGCGAGATCGTCCGCGCGCTGGACATGGGCCAGTCGCGGGTTTCCAGGCATCTCAAGATCCTGCTCGACGCCGGGCTGCTCTCTGTGCGGCGCGACGGGCTCTGGGCCTTTTACCGCGCGGTGGAGGACGGCCCCGCCAGGGCCTTCTTGCAGGGCGCCGAGGTTCTGCTCGAAGCCGAAGCCGAACTGGCCGCCGATCTGGAACGGGCCGAGGCCATTCTCAACGAGCGCGTGGCCAGCACCAGGGAGTTCTTCAACACCGTGGCCCCGGAGTGGGAGCGGCTCTCGCGGGATCTGCTGGGCGACCTGCGCCTCTACGAAAAGCTCGCCGAGCGCGTGGGCCGATGCAGCGTTGCCGTGGACCTCGGCTGCGGACCCGGCGACCTGCTCCAGCGTCTGGCCGACCACTGCCGCCAGGTCATCGGCGTGGACAACTCGCCGCGCATGCTCGATGTGGCCCGCAAGCGCTTCGAGGGCCGCGATGACGTCAGCCTGCGCATCGGGGAGCTGACCCACCTGCCCCTGCGCGACTGGGAAGCCGAGGCCGTGGCCATGTCCATGGTCCTGCACCACCTTTCCGACCCGGCCGGGGCCATAGCCGAGGCAGGCCGCGTGCTCAAGATGGGCGGACGGCTGATCCTGGCCGAGTTCGACCGGCACGAGGTCGAGGAAATGCGCGAATCCTACGGCGACCTGCGCCTGGGCATCCCCCGCGAGGAAATGCTGGGCTGGCTGGAGCGCGCCCGCTTCGACGTGGTCGAGGTGGCCGAATATGAAGTGAACAAGGGCCTTGCGGTCCTCATATATGAATGCGTCAAAAAGTGA
- a CDS encoding integrase domain-containing protein: MKSISLVLGANRATLSGPRSKQHRIRQNAKAFAGRLREAGFGVRKWTNISNKHFAAVAAKMKGQGVGDGRIAEIFSAARHLCEAYGNTRISPTNDVFGVKRGTIANANSKAVAPEFVLGAIAKLETELSYEHGPRCAAQIRLQYELGLRREESAKVDLVADWDREGRSLLIQHGPKGGRPRTLYNLSDRQQEALERALPYVSQSNRPGIHNLMPSGMGDKWQEKLSYAARLCGFTKKESGWTLHSNRHERFHHMYVEHTGFQPPNQHDSVEAFQRAARDTAGDEWPRLDAEARDDIEVTAGHSPGRRDVSDAYLGCSR; this comes from the coding sequence ATGAAATCCATCAGTCTGGTACTGGGCGCGAACAGGGCAACCCTGTCCGGCCCGCGCTCGAAACAACACAGAATCCGGCAGAACGCCAAAGCCTTTGCAGGCCGGTTGCGTGAAGCCGGATTTGGGGTCCGCAAATGGACCAACATATCCAACAAGCATTTTGCGGCGGTGGCCGCCAAGATGAAAGGACAGGGCGTGGGTGACGGGCGTATCGCTGAAATTTTTTCGGCAGCCCGTCACCTGTGCGAAGCATACGGCAACACCCGCATCAGCCCGACCAACGACGTGTTCGGCGTGAAGCGCGGGACCATTGCCAACGCCAACAGCAAGGCGGTTGCCCCTGAATTCGTCTTGGGGGCAATCGCCAAACTGGAAACCGAATTGTCATACGAGCATGGTCCCCGATGCGCCGCTCAGATCCGGCTTCAGTACGAACTGGGGCTCCGACGCGAAGAATCGGCGAAGGTCGATCTGGTCGCGGACTGGGACAGGGAAGGCCGCAGCCTGCTCATCCAGCACGGACCAAAAGGGGGACGGCCCAGGACGCTGTACAACCTGTCCGATCGGCAGCAGGAAGCTCTTGAGCGAGCTCTGCCATACGTCAGTCAATCCAACAGGCCGGGGATTCATAATCTCATGCCGAGCGGGATGGGCGACAAATGGCAGGAAAAGCTGTCCTACGCGGCCAGGCTTTGCGGTTTCACCAAGAAGGAAAGCGGGTGGACGCTGCACAGCAACCGCCATGAACGGTTTCACCACATGTACGTCGAGCACACGGGTTTTCAGCCGCCCAACCAGCACGATTCCGTGGAAGCCTTTCAGAGGGCCGCGCGGGACACCGCTGGGGACGAATGGCCTCGGCTCGACGCCGAAGCCCGTGACGACATCGAAGTCACTGCCGGGCATTCCCCTGGCCGCCGGGATGTGTCCGACGCCTATCTTGGCTGTTCCCGTTAG
- the ahcY gene encoding adenosylhomocysteinase — MSNSITPVDPKLPFKVKDINLADWGRRELELSENEMPGLMALREKYGREKPLKGLKIMGSLHMTIQTAMLIETLHALGADLRWASCNIFSTQDHAAAAIAKAGTAAVFAWKGETLEDYWWCTEQALTWPDGSGPDLIVDDGGDATMLIHQGVKVEADPALAAKKYDVREFQIVMDRLAASQKASPSKWTEIAKKVRGVSEETTTGVHRLYHMQEKGELLFPAINVNDSVTKSKFDNLYGCRESLADGIKRATDIMIAGKVVVVVGYGDVGKGCAQSMRGFGARVIVTEIDPICALQAAMEGYEVLPMSKACALGDIFVTCTGNYHVVRGEHIEQMKNEAILCNIGHFDSEIEMDYLEKTPGCVKVEVKPQVDKWTLPSGRSIIVLAEGRLVNLGCATGHPSFVMSNSFTNQVLAQLDLAKNDYEPKVMILPKKLDEEVARLHLARLGVELDVLSKEQADYLGVPQEGPFKPDHYRY; from the coding sequence ATGAGCAATTCCATTACGCCCGTCGATCCGAAGCTGCCGTTCAAGGTCAAGGACATCAACCTTGCCGACTGGGGTCGCCGCGAACTGGAGCTTTCCGAGAACGAAATGCCGGGCCTGATGGCCCTGCGCGAGAAATATGGCCGGGAAAAGCCCCTCAAGGGCCTGAAGATCATGGGCAGCCTGCACATGACCATCCAGACCGCCATGCTCATCGAGACGCTGCACGCGCTGGGCGCGGACCTGCGCTGGGCGTCCTGCAACATCTTCTCGACCCAGGACCACGCCGCCGCGGCCATCGCCAAGGCCGGCACCGCCGCCGTCTTCGCCTGGAAGGGCGAGACGCTGGAAGACTACTGGTGGTGCACCGAGCAGGCCCTGACCTGGCCCGACGGTTCCGGCCCGGACCTGATCGTGGATGACGGCGGCGACGCCACCATGCTCATCCACCAGGGCGTCAAGGTCGAGGCCGACCCGGCCCTGGCCGCCAAGAAGTACGACGTGCGCGAGTTCCAGATCGTCATGGACCGCCTGGCCGCGAGCCAGAAGGCGTCTCCGTCCAAGTGGACCGAGATCGCGAAGAAGGTGCGCGGCGTGTCCGAGGAAACCACCACGGGCGTGCACCGCCTCTACCACATGCAGGAGAAGGGCGAACTGCTCTTCCCGGCCATCAACGTCAACGACTCCGTGACCAAGTCCAAGTTCGACAACCTCTACGGCTGCCGCGAGTCCCTGGCCGACGGCATCAAGCGCGCCACGGACATCATGATCGCGGGCAAGGTCGTGGTCGTGGTCGGCTACGGCGACGTGGGCAAGGGCTGCGCCCAGTCCATGCGCGGCTTCGGCGCGCGCGTCATCGTCACGGAAATCGACCCCATCTGCGCGCTCCAGGCCGCCATGGAGGGCTACGAAGTCCTGCCCATGTCCAAGGCCTGCGCCCTGGGCGACATCTTCGTGACCTGCACCGGCAACTACCACGTGGTTCGCGGCGAGCACATCGAGCAGATGAAGAACGAGGCCATCCTCTGCAACATCGGCCACTTCGACTCCGAGATCGAGATGGACTACCTCGAGAAGACCCCCGGCTGCGTCAAGGTCGAGGTCAAGCCCCAGGTGGACAAGTGGACCCTGCCGAGCGGCCGGAGCATCATCGTCCTGGCCGAGGGACGTCTCGTGAACCTGGGCTGCGCCACGGGCCACCCCAGCTTCGTGATGTCCAACTCCTTCACCAACCAGGTGCTGGCCCAGCTCGACCTGGCCAAGAACGACTACGAGCCCAAGGTCATGATCCTGCCCAAGAAGCTGGACGAGGAAGTGGCCCGGCTGCACCTCGCCCGCCTCGGCGTGGAGCTGGACGTGCTCAGCAAGGAGCAGGCCGACTACCTCGGCGTGCCCCAGGAAGGGCCGTTCAAGCCGGATCACTACCGCTACTAG
- a CDS encoding DUF721 domain-containing protein, with the protein MFYDKAGFASTPACPLAARLAGGYHIFFVLAAREIDLALFRRKYRIARVGEALSPLLDRLDGKGALKLVRLWTHWDKVMGEQVAKMARPLGRRGSTLLLTSDDPAVAQELTFFAPEMIRKANDFLGEEYFDKVRFELLNGRVPLDGYRPDSAPRSVPSPRKPGNLGDILEQLDEDSPVGRCYRAYIGLFRPR; encoded by the coding sequence GTGTTTTACGACAAGGCGGGATTCGCGTCAACCCCCGCCTGCCCCCTTGCGGCCCGGCTCGCCGGAGGGTATCATATTTTTTTTGTTTTAGCCGCAAGGGAGATCGATCTGGCGCTCTTTCGCCGAAAATACCGCATCGCGCGCGTTGGCGAAGCCCTCTCCCCCCTGCTCGACCGCCTGGACGGGAAGGGGGCGCTCAAGCTCGTGCGGCTCTGGACCCACTGGGACAAGGTCATGGGCGAGCAGGTGGCCAAGATGGCCCGGCCGCTCGGCCGGCGCGGCTCGACCCTGCTGCTGACCTCGGACGACCCGGCAGTGGCCCAGGAGCTGACTTTTTTCGCCCCCGAGATGATCCGCAAGGCCAACGATTTTCTCGGCGAAGAATACTTTGACAAAGTACGCTTCGAGCTGCTAAACGGCAGGGTTCCTTTGGACGGATACCGGCCCGATAGCGCGCCCCGCAGTGTGCCTTCACCCAGAAAGCCCGGAAATCTTGGGGATATTCTGGAGCAACTGGACGAAGACTCTCCGGTTGGCAGATGCTACCGCGCCTACATCGGCCTGTTCCGGCCGCGATAA
- a CDS encoding FIST signal transduction protein: MRVKQLHWNEQDGWNPQQPDTLGIDWDLLLCFWSADADALSEPLAALRSSFPGAIITGCSTAGEIHQDHVLDDSLSVTLVGFDFAKATGARVAIENPAQSREAGRALADRLPRQGLRHTLIFSSGLGVNGSELARGVIAGLPEGASVSGGLAGDGDRFSRTFVLWDGEICDNCVVGLGLYGDALHVGCGSKGGWDVFGPERLITSSSGNVLYEMDGESALALYEKYLGKQAAGLPATGLLFPLSIRQEGREESLVRTILSIDRERQSMTFAGDVPVGAYAQLMKANFDRLVDGATDAAQLAMTPLRERLGPGTEPDLALLISCVGRKLILKQMVEEEVESVADVVGADTPLTGFYSYGELAPGRPDGTCELHNQTMTITAICER, from the coding sequence ATGCGGGTCAAGCAACTGCACTGGAACGAACAGGACGGATGGAATCCGCAGCAGCCGGACACGCTCGGAATCGATTGGGACCTGCTGCTCTGCTTCTGGTCCGCGGACGCGGACGCCCTTTCCGAGCCGCTTGCAGCGCTGCGCAGCAGCTTTCCCGGCGCAATCATCACCGGCTGTTCCACGGCCGGAGAAATCCACCAGGACCATGTCCTGGACGACTCCCTGAGCGTCACCCTCGTTGGCTTCGACTTCGCCAAGGCCACCGGCGCCAGGGTGGCCATCGAGAATCCCGCCCAAAGCCGCGAGGCGGGCCGCGCGCTGGCCGACCGGCTGCCCCGCCAAGGCCTGCGCCACACCCTGATCTTTTCCAGCGGACTCGGCGTCAACGGCAGCGAGCTTGCGCGGGGCGTCATCGCCGGGCTGCCCGAAGGCGCGTCCGTCAGCGGCGGGCTCGCCGGGGACGGCGACCGCTTTTCCCGGACGTTCGTGCTCTGGGACGGCGAAATCTGCGACAACTGCGTGGTCGGGCTGGGCCTTTACGGCGACGCGCTGCACGTGGGCTGCGGATCGAAGGGAGGCTGGGACGTGTTCGGCCCGGAACGGCTGATCACCTCCTCGTCCGGAAACGTCCTCTACGAGATGGACGGCGAGAGCGCCCTTGCGCTCTACGAAAAATATCTCGGCAAGCAGGCTGCGGGGCTGCCCGCCACAGGGCTGCTCTTCCCCCTGAGCATCCGCCAGGAGGGACGCGAGGAAAGCCTGGTGCGCACCATCCTCTCCATCGACAGGGAACGCCAAAGCATGACCTTTGCCGGAGACGTGCCCGTGGGCGCATACGCCCAGCTCATGAAGGCGAACTTCGACCGGCTGGTGGACGGGGCCACGGACGCGGCCCAGCTGGCCATGACCCCGCTGCGCGAGCGCCTCGGCCCGGGCACCGAGCCCGACCTTGCCCTCCTGATCAGCTGCGTCGGCAGAAAATTGATTCTCAAGCAGATGGTGGAGGAGGAAGTGGAAAGCGTGGCCGACGTCGTGGGCGCGGACACCCCGCTGACGGGCTTCTATTCCTACGGCGAACTGGCCCCCGGTCGGCCGGACGGGACATGCGAACTGCACAACCAGACCATGACCATCACGGCCATCTGCGAGCGCTGA